Below is a genomic region from Longimicrobium sp..
CCCGCGGGCCACCACCACCACGCGGTCGCCGGCGGGGATCACCCGCTGCGCGGCGGGGGCGGCGGGGGGTGCGGTGCGCTGTGCCGCGGCGGGGAGCGCGAGCACCCCTGCCGCCAGCGCCAGCAGGCGCAGGGCGGCCCGTGCCGGCGAAGTGACCGCCCGGCCGCGGATGAAGAAGGGGTATCGCATGGTCCCTCGCCTTCTAGAAGGTGGTGACGGAGCGGTCGCTCCCCCGGAAGATCTCGACGCTCCGTCCCGTCCGCGCACGTACCGGCGCGGTGGAGGGGGCGCGGGCGGGCCGCTCGGCACGGACGGCCGGCGGGGCGGGCGGTGGCGCGCTGTTCCCCAGCAGCCCTGTGGTGCGGATGCCGCCGGTGCTCACCTGGGTGCCGTCCATCGTGTTGCGGAGCGCCAGCTGGATGCGCCCTTCGGCCGAGGACAGCGCCAGGATCTCGGCCTGGTCGGGAAGCACAAGCAGGGTGATGACCGCCGCGGCCTGGGGCTTCCCGTCGTTGTCGCGCGCGATCGACTGGCCGGCGGCCAGCACCTGCACGTTCTGCAGGACCAGGCGGGTTCCCGCGATGCGGTCCTGCCCGGCCGGGAGGGTGGCGAGGACGTCGACGCGGGTGCCGGGGGTGACGAAGCCGGCCACGCCGATCACCTCGTCCACCCGCACG
It encodes:
- the cpaB gene encoding Flp pilus assembly protein CpaB, encoding MKRLWVVLGMALASGGGAAYLAAGYLEPAPAAAARPEPRSDRVAVAARDLPAGSVLTSADVRLVAWPADALPAGYARTAAEVVGRGVVTPLRTNEPLMAGKLARKDAGGGLPILIPEGMRAVSVRVDEVIGVAGFVTPGTRVDVLATLPAGQDRIAGTRLVLQNVQVLAAGQSIARDNDGKPQAAAVITLLVLPDQAEILALSSAEGRIQLALRNTMDGTQVSTGGIRTTGLLGNSAPPPAPPAVRAERPARAPSTAPVRARTGRSVEIFRGSDRSVTTF